Below is a window of Meiothermus cerbereus DSM 11376 DNA.
CTCCAGCAGCAGCCGCCCGCTGGCCACTTCCCAGGCCTGGGGCAGGCTCAGGGCACTGAAGGTGCCCGCCAGCTCGGGCCTGGGGTAGACGTGCAGGAAGCCTACCTGGGCGGCCTGCAGGTTCAGCTGCTCCTCCCTGGTCCGGGGCCAGAGGACGAGGCCCACCGCTGTCCCCTCGGGGTGTCTCTGTAGGGTCTTTCGCAGGTGCCGGCCCGCGGTGGGGGAGAGGCGCTCGGGCTTGAGGGGGAGTTCCCCTTCCAGCCCGCCGCCCTCCAGCCGGAGGGTGGGGTGCTTCCTCTCCTCGTCGGGGGGGAGGAGGGTGCCCGCAGCCCGCAGGGTGGCGTGGAAGTAGGCGGCTTTCTGAGCTTCACCTTCCATACACCCCCATCCTACCCCTGTCCCTGAGGCCTGGGGGTTGCCGCCGCTTCCCGGTGGGGGCGATGGCAGGCAGGGGCTGTAGTGCTTCACCTAAACGATACCAGTTTCCTGAGCTGACCGGATAACCTCCAGTGGGGTCTTGTAATCCAACGCCTGGTGCGGACGCCGGGTGTTGTAATCCTCGCGGGCGTTGGCCTTGAAAGCTGTGCCCTGGTCGCTCTTGACCTCGATGCCTTGAGTGGGGAGCTTGAGCTGCTCAGCCTGAAGAATGGCTTGGCCCAGGGCATTGCTCGCCGCCTGGGCATCTTCGGTCAGGGTGGCTACTGCCGCCAGGCAGTAGCGGCTCTGATACTCGATCACCTTGCAAAGCCTGGCTTTACCCCACCTGGTAAAGTCCAAACCCACGGTCAAACCCATACGCTCGGGTCGTGGGGGTAGGCTGTAGCGGTAACCCCTGCGTCTAGGGCTTTGTTGCAGCTGCCCAAAGCGCTTCATCAGGCGATAGACCGTGCTGGGGCTGGCCGAGATGCCCTCCCGGGCCAACAAGGCCCACACCCGGCGGTAGCCATAGCGGGGATGTTGTTCGGCGTAGGTACTCACCTCCTGGACGATCTGTTGCTGCGCTGGGCAAGAACGAGCCTGGCCACCCTGTTTTCGGCGGTAGTAGGTGGCCTTGGCTATCCCAGCCAGTTTCAAGAAACGATTCACCCCCAATCCCATCTCTCCTCGCACTTGCTCCATCCGCTCGAAGCTCAGGCTGCCCTCACTCAAAGACCCTTGAGTTTTTTTTGGATCTCCAGCTTCAGCACCGTTTCGGCCAGGGCCTCCTTGAGCTGGCGGTTCTCCATCTCCAGGGCAGTCAATCCCTCATCTTTGCGCCCTGCCAGACCGGCTTTACCTCCTTCCAGGAAGCGTTCCCTCCACTTGTTGAGGCTGTTCTCGGTGGTGCCATACCTGCGGCACAACTCAGCCGCGCTAACCTCACCCCGCAGCAAGCTCAACACGATGGCTACCTTTTCTTCCACGCTGCGTTCCTTTGGCTTGAGCTTTCCCATACTTCACCTCGGCTTGCCACCATCTTAGGTGGTCTCGCTTTGGTGAAGCACTACACAACTGCGTAAGTCCTAACTAGCATAGGCTAGACTATGAAAGGCT
It encodes the following:
- a CDS encoding transposase encodes the protein MGKLKPKERSVEEKVAIVLSLLRGEVSAAELCRRYGTTENSLNKWRERFLEGGKAGLAGRKDEGLTALEMENRQLKEALAETVLKLEIQKKLKGL
- a CDS encoding IS3 family transposase — translated: MSEGSLSFERMEQVRGEMGLGVNRFLKLAGIAKATYYRRKQGGQARSCPAQQQIVQEVSTYAEQHPRYGYRRVWALLAREGISASPSTVYRLMKRFGQLQQSPRRRGYRYSLPPRPERMGLTVGLDFTRWGKARLCKVIEYQSRYCLAAVATLTEDAQAASNALGQAILQAEQLKLPTQGIEVKSDQGTAFKANAREDYNTRRPHQALDYKTPLEVIRSAQETGIV